One window from the genome of Diabrotica virgifera virgifera chromosome 6, PGI_DIABVI_V3a encodes:
- the LOC126887041 gene encoding uncharacterized protein LOC126887041: MVRTYVRKSNQQSWSEESMKNAIDAVREATLKYKAATTQFNVPPATLFRRLKLNRTSDLAAKKGLGRFRTVFTPEQENELNEHVLDMERHLFGLTIQNFRHLISICRKK, translated from the coding sequence ATGGTTAGAACGTATGTTCGTAAAAGCAATCAACAGTCTTGGTCAGAGGAATCGATGAAAAATGCTATTGATGCTGTTCGGGAGGCAACATTAAAATACAAAGCAGCTACTACACAGTTTAATGTGCCACCAGCAACGTTATTCCGAAGACTGAAATTAAATAGAACATCTGACCTGGCAGCAAAGAAAGGGCTAGGTAGATTTAGAACAGTATTTACGCCAGAACAGGAAAATGAATTAAATGAGCATGTACTTGACATGGAACGACATTTGTTTGGTTTAACGATTCAGAATTTTAGGCACCTTATATCAATATGCCGAAAGAAATAA